The window TCGCGCTCGTGCCCGCTGTCGAAACCCGAATTCGGTCGGTCCTCGACCGCTTTTCGGAGCGCTCCGACACGGGCTCGATCACGTTCGCTCTCTCGACCCCGCATAACGGGTGGAGCATGCTCTACGAGAGCGAGAAACCCGAACCCCCGTACTTTTTGGGGTCGGCAACCGCTCTCTACACTGCGGCGATGATCATGCAGCTCCGCGAAGAGGGCGCTCTCAGCCTCGACGACCCCGTGCGCGAGATTCTGGGCGACGACGTTGTGGCGAGCCTGCACGTGTTTCGCGAAACGGACTACTCCGAGCACATCACCGTGCGGCACCTGCTGAGCCACACATCGGGACTCAGCAGCTACCTCACTGAACGGCGAGCCGACGGCAGCAGCCTCATGACGGATGCGCTGGCGCGCGACCGCGGATGGAGCATCGAGCAATCGCTCTCGGCTGCGCGAAGCATGCGCCCAAAGTTCGCTGCAGGAGACCCGCGGCGCGCGCACTTTTCTGGCACGAACTATGTGCTCCTTGGGCTCGTAATCGAGGCTGTGACTAAGTCCACGTGGAGTGCCGCCGTAGTGGAACGCGTGATCGGCCCGCTAAGGCTTACGGGCACCTGGCCGTTCCGCGTTGAAGACGTCGATCGATACGACTCGGTCTCGCCGCTCCGTTTCGAGGGCCGGGAGGTGCGCCTACCGTTCACCCTCGCCTCCCTGCGCGCCCAGGGGAGCATCGTCTCCACGGCAGAGGACGGCCTGGTCTTTCTCAGGGCGTTTCTCTCGGGCGGCCTCTTTGACGCTGCCTACCTGCTGGAGATGACCTCGCACTGGAGGAGGGCTGCGAACACTCTCGAGGCGGGGATCGGCATCGCCCGGTTCGTTGTGCCGCGATTTCAGCGACCCGGCCCCGGCCCGCGTGTTTTCATTGGCCACCCCGGCGAGACAGGCAGCGCCCTCTACTGCGTGCCATCCCACGGCCTTTATATTTCGGGCAGCATCAACCAGGTGGCAGACCCGTCCGCTGTGCACCAACTCATCACGACGCTGTCGTCAGTTTTGCCGCCGCACGACACGAGGGGAATGCCTGCGGCCATCCCCTCGTTGTCATGAGGGATGACCTCTTCAGCAGCCTCCGCCCCGCTCGCCCTCTCGGTGCTTGATCTTGTGCCCGTGCGCACCAACCAGACCACCTCCGACGCCATCGCCGCCAGCGTGACGCTCGCCCGCACAGCGGACCGGCTCGGTTTTCGCCGCTATTGGCTTGCGGAACATCACAATATGCCGGCGGTAGCCTCCACCAATCCGGCCGTGCTGATAGGAATCCTCGCCGCGAATACTGAGCGGATCAGGGTCGGCTCCGGCGGAGTCATGCTGCCGAACCACGCACCCCTCGTCGTGGCCGAGCAGTTCGCCATTCTCGAGGCGGCATACCCCGGCAGGATCGATCTCGGCATCGGGCGAGCCCCTGGTAGCGACCCGGTGATCACGTCGCTTCTGCGATCTACGGGCACAACGAGCGACGTCGACGAGTTTGAGCGCAATGTGCTCGATATCGGTGCGCTCATGGATCCGACCGGCGCTTCGCTGCGCATGCGATCGGGTCAGCTCTATTCGATAACCGCAACCCCTCATGCCGTTTCAGTGCCTGAGCTGTGGTTGCTCGGCTCGAGCGACTATTCGGCCAAGTTGGCCGCCCGCCTCGGCCTTCCCTATGTGTTCGCGCACCATTTTTCGGGTCAGGGCACTCGGGGGATCTTGGACCTCTACCGCACAGGATTCACCCCGGCTGCACCGGAGGGTGAGGACTCCGCCGAGCGCGGCTTGCAGCATCCGCGCACATTTCTCACTCTCAATGTGTCGGTCGCCGAGACAGCGAAAGAAGCGCAGGCAGCAGCGCTGCCCAATCTGCAACGCATGGCCATGCTCATGACGGGATCACCCCTGTTGCCCCTCTCGACCATCGAAGAGGCTGCAGCAACAGAAGTGACTCCGGCCCAGCAGCACATCATCGACGGAATGCTGGAGCGGTGGGTGATCGGAGACCCCGCGACCGTGGCTCGCCGTATCCGCGAGCTAGCGGCAGAATTCGCCGTCGACGAGGTCATGCTCTCGGTGGGAATGTCGGCGCATGCCGGCGACCCGGCCGGAGCGACGCCGCTGCGAGAGGGCGCTCTGCAGATGCTGGCAGACGAGCTCGCTCCTCTGGCGTAGCGAAGCGACGTTGTCGCCGCATGACGCCAGCGTTCTTCGCTACGGTGCGCCAGAGTTTTTCGCCGCGTGACGCCCGGGGTGCTGACCAGACGGGCCATGCGTGAGAGAGTGGAAGCATGACTCAGGTGCCATCGTTTCGCCCCCAATCCTCTGGTGACGGATGGGTTGAAGGCCGCGATGGGGAGAAGTTCTGGGGACTCTTTGGTGCGGCAGGGCTGCTCGTACATGACCGCGACCGCGGCATTCTCATGCAGCACAGGTCAACCTGGAGCCACTTCGGCGGCACATGGGGCTTGCCGGGGGGTGCCAGGCATGAGAACGAGACGGCGTATGACGCTGCCGTGCGGGAGGCCGGCGAAGAGGCCGATGTCCCGGCCGACGCAATCTCGCCGCTCTTCGAGAGCGTTCTTGACCTGGGTTTCTGGTCGTACACAACCGTTGCTGTTGAGACTACGCGGCCGTTCGAGCCCCGCATCAGCGACCCCGAGAGCCTCGAGCTTCGGTGGATTCCCGTCGACGAGCTCACCGGCCTTGCGCTGCACCCGTTCTTCGCCCGGTCGTGGCCGGAGCTGCGCGCTCGGCTCTGACCCCACTGGTTGGTGTGGCCCTGAGCCGTGATTAGCGCAAGGCTACGAGGGTGAGCACGCAGCGCTCGATGAGCGTCTTGAGTTCGTCGTCGTTCTTCCACCGAAAGAGAATGCCGAGGTCGGCTACGACACTGAGCGCCGCAAACACGATGAACGTGGCTTCTGAGGGGCTCAGCTCTGGTCTGATCTCCAGCAGCGTCGACGCCCACCGGCCGATCGTGTACTCCTGC is drawn from Salinibacterium hongtaonis and contains these coding sequences:
- a CDS encoding serine hydrolase domain-containing protein — its product is MPAVETRIRSVLDRFSERSDTGSITFALSTPHNGWSMLYESEKPEPPYFLGSATALYTAAMIMQLREEGALSLDDPVREILGDDVVASLHVFRETDYSEHITVRHLLSHTSGLSSYLTERRADGSSLMTDALARDRGWSIEQSLSAARSMRPKFAAGDPRRAHFSGTNYVLLGLVIEAVTKSTWSAAVVERVIGPLRLTGTWPFRVEDVDRYDSVSPLRFEGREVRLPFTLASLRAQGSIVSTAEDGLVFLRAFLSGGLFDAAYLLEMTSHWRRAANTLEAGIGIARFVVPRFQRPGPGPRVFIGHPGETGSALYCVPSHGLYISGSINQVADPSAVHQLITTLSSVLPPHDTRGMPAAIPSLS
- a CDS encoding NUDIX domain-containing protein — protein: MTQVPSFRPQSSGDGWVEGRDGEKFWGLFGAAGLLVHDRDRGILMQHRSTWSHFGGTWGLPGGARHENETAYDAAVREAGEEADVPADAISPLFESVLDLGFWSYTTVAVETTRPFEPRISDPESLELRWIPVDELTGLALHPFFARSWPELRARL
- a CDS encoding LLM class flavin-dependent oxidoreductase, producing the protein MTSSAASAPLALSVLDLVPVRTNQTTSDAIAASVTLARTADRLGFRRYWLAEHHNMPAVASTNPAVLIGILAANTERIRVGSGGVMLPNHAPLVVAEQFAILEAAYPGRIDLGIGRAPGSDPVITSLLRSTGTTSDVDEFERNVLDIGALMDPTGASLRMRSGQLYSITATPHAVSVPELWLLGSSDYSAKLAARLGLPYVFAHHFSGQGTRGILDLYRTGFTPAAPEGEDSAERGLQHPRTFLTLNVSVAETAKEAQAAALPNLQRMAMLMTGSPLLPLSTIEEAAATEVTPAQQHIIDGMLERWVIGDPATVARRIRELAAEFAVDEVMLSVGMSAHAGDPAGATPLREGALQMLADELAPLA